The Alkalihalophilus pseudofirmus nucleotide sequence ACCGTTTATGCGTCGGTTGAGGATGTTAATGCGCGGGTTCAACCGGTTATAGTATTGCTTCAAGGCTTAGTTGCGTCAGTTTACTCTAATTGCGCTGGTTCAGCGGGGATATGTGCCGGTGGAGAGCACAATTGTATTCACTTAATCGATTATAGCGCCACTTCATATGTGAGCTGATTAAAAGATACACTACCTTATTTATTTCGTACTCTTTAATCTATTGTTATACTGAGTAGTAATAGATTGGAGGGCTCTGACATGGATATTCGATTACTAGATGCTGCGAATGCTTATGATTACAAATGCTTACGCCTACGAGCACTCAAACATCATCCGGAAGCGTTTAGTTCGAGTTATGAAGAAGAAAAGAAATGGTCGCTGAAGAAAACAGAAAAACGCCTTACACTCGATCATTTTATAACGTTTGGCGCGTACGTGGATGCACAACTCGTTGGAATGGTCACTTTACTCAAAGAGGCAAAACAAAAAATCATGCATAGGGGAACCATCGTTGCCATGTATGTCGCACCAGAGCAACGAAAGTCTGGCATAGGAAAAGCGTTAGTGAAGCAAGCGATTTTAACAGCAAAAAATGAATGTGAGATGGAACGAATCTATTTGACAGTGACCTCAACAAACCTCCCAGCAAAACGATTATATGAATCACTCGGGTTCACCACATACGGTGTTGATCAACATGCTTTGAAAATTGATGACTGTTATTATGATGAGAATTTAATGGTTTTGCCTGTAAAGGGTAGTGTATAAGAAGTGTCTTGAATTCTTTTTAACCACCTTTACTTGGTACCCTACTATAAAAAGGGGAGCGGCAAGTTGCTGCTCCCCTTTGAACATATTCAATCTCCATTCTGGTTTTTACCGCGTGTTCCAAAGTCGACGATGGTTAAATCTACTTCATACGTTACTGAGGCTTTTTCAAAAACAGCATCCCACTCATCTTTGTGTTGCTTCCAAAATGGATATTGCTGCACCCGAACATATTTCTCAAGATCAATAAGATCTGTTTTATACTCTGTTTGCAAGAGCTCGATCATGTGTGTGACTCCATTTGTTAGCTCTTCCTCAAAAATTGTTTCTAGCTTTTGTAGGTAATCAGGGTTATAAGGATCTTCATTAGGATCCCAGTTTTCTGCTAAACGACCGTCTGACACCACTTTAATATGCAAGCTTAGCTGATCTCCTTCAACAGATGATAAAACGGAATCAACATTTGCTTCTAAAATTTCGTAGACGATTCGTGATTCGTTTACTTTTGCATTAATCACTCCAGATTGCACATCACCGATTAACCAGTTTACGTAGCTTATTTGGTCGGGAGATAGAAACCCATCAATATGTTTCCCATTTTTTAATATATGGGCTCCTTCTAATTTAACATCCTCTTCGCTGATTGTTATATTTGGTATTAAGATTGATTGCGATCGTTCAATCGAATCAGATAACTTTCCAAGGGTTACGGGTACCGTAATCTCAGTCGTTCGATCATT carries:
- a CDS encoding GNAT family N-acetyltransferase, which produces MDIRLLDAANAYDYKCLRLRALKHHPEAFSSSYEEEKKWSLKKTEKRLTLDHFITFGAYVDAQLVGMVTLLKEAKQKIMHRGTIVAMYVAPEQRKSGIGKALVKQAILTAKNECEMERIYLTVTSTNLPAKRLYESLGFTTYGVDQHALKIDDCYYDENLMVLPVKGSV
- a CDS encoding Ger(x)C family spore germination protein; translation: MKRIRSIACIVLTLCLCGCWDSANIETFSFVMGVGIGVDHSNPEKVGMVTQLYLPISENEGASTLTYQNKYSTGESTLEAIRNLELVDQGVMSDHQLALVLHSEALKKWQAEALINQKMRDERARRGVRVFVTNEDLIDLFNYPKGSNVAPTSQTLDSLAQNNDRTTEITVPVTLGKLSDSIERSQSILIPNITISEEDVKLEGAHILKNGKHIDGFLSPDQISYVNWLIGDVQSGVINAKVNESRIVYEILEANVDSVLSSVEGDQLSLHIKVVSDGRLAENWDPNEDPYNPDYLQKLETIFEEELTNGVTHMIELLQTEYKTDLIDLEKYVRVQQYPFWKQHKDEWDAVFEKASVTYEVDLTIVDFGTRGKNQNGD